One Castanea sativa cultivar Marrone di Chiusa Pesio chromosome 4, ASM4071231v1 DNA window includes the following coding sequences:
- the LOC142631904 gene encoding disease resistance protein RPP13-like isoform X2, which produces MSGAPPSAVENDGEFMDGVGAAVVPAMVAVEKLFGEHTELELRNSGLGGGWNNHQYDQEWHSALVGLEDAEKELVARLLDDNEKRLRVISLVSEEPLGKTALTRKVYNRLDIRQHFKLRVWVRVPKDFAYKDVTYWGLLLNILEQIPLAEYEDFESMSKEELSAMLFKILRKVRFLIVLDDVCTVDVRFLLPYPFANLLNGSRIILTTRDSNVASLSDFWNSGLNLMRLSDEGSWALFLKKVGRPQNSSDINNFREDILRICHGLSPAIMLLGGVLSTMESSEWSRVIDLVVAAHFAYEIPIERLLQLWHVHGFVQTSPEASVPEDVAKKYLEELVCRNMIEIVRWKSVGTPKTCHMPCYLYDVFLPKAKDIGFLDLHHGESECTSADSLQFLQPCVSFNTGKRDRINWKITFTKIINEGGFLMPKVLDLEGVCDPVLPKKLGIMVNLRYVNLRGTDLYSFPAFIGDLPHLEILDLKHTHISSLPSSIWNAKNLRHLYMNDVSIPKPSNQPPTNLEVLTGLMIGSKDPRKYGLDRYTSLRKLRLICHPELALQTAECISRLDNLHTLRLQSNGMSGQLSNLELSPMKDHQSLSNLHLIGVIKDHQIGNLPRNLSILTLVRSRLIEDPMPVLGKLPQLRVLSVAACSYLGQEMTCHADQNFPELRVLKLWVLEKLKLLTVENGAMPQLRELEIKNCRELRSSEGLDQLPALKELILTDMPQDFVEDARRRLGNEKLLINNYTCM; this is translated from the exons ATGAGTGGGGCCCCACCGAGTGCTGTAGAGAACGATGGAGAGTTCATGGACGGGGTAGGAGCAGCGGTGGTCCCGGCGATGGTCGCGGTGGAGAAGCTGTTTGGCGAGCACACGGAACTGGAACTGAGAAATTCAGGCCTTGGAGGAGGATGGAACAACCACCAATACGATCAAGAATGGCATTCAGCACTTGTTGGACTTGAAGATGCTGAAAAGGAGCTGGTAGCCCGATTGTTGGACGACAATGAAAAAAGGCTTCGTGTGATTTCACTGGTGAGCGAAGAACCACTTGGCAAGACAGCTCTGACAAGGAAAGTTTATAACAGACTAGACATTCGTCAGCATTTCAAACTCCGTGTGTGGGTTCGTGTTCCCAAAGATTTCGCATATAAGGATGTTACATATTGGGGTCTGTTGCTTAACATACTCGAACAGATTCCATTAGCTGAATATGAGGATTTTGAGTCAATGAGCAAGGAGGAACTGTCTGCTATGCTATTCAAAATTCTAAGGAAAGTCAGGTTCCTTATAGTCTTAGATGATGTCTGCACGGTTGATGTGCGGTTCTTGCTTCCATATCCCTTTGCGAACTTATTGAATGGAAGTAGGATCATCCTCACTACCCGTGACTCTAATGTAGCGTCGCTTAGTGATTTTTGGAATTCTGGTTTGAATCTTATGCGTTTATCTGATGAGGGGAGTTGGGCATTGTTCTTGAAGAAAGTAGGTAGACCACAAAATAGCTCAGACATAAACAACTTCAGAGAAGACATTTTGAGAATATGTCACGGTTTGTCTCCAGCAATTATGCTACTGGGAGGAGTGTTGTCGACTATGGAATCAAGTGAGTGGTCAAGAGTGATTGATCTGGTAGTGGCGGCACACTTTG CATACGAGATCCCCATAGAGAGGTTGTTGCAGCTGTGGCATGTACACGGATTTGTTCAAACATCACCTGAGGCAAGCGTCCCCGAAGATGTGGCCAAGAAATATTTGGAAGAACTAGTGTGTAGAAACATGATTGAAATAGTAAGATGGAAGTCAGTTGGAACCCCAAAAACATGTCATATGCCATGTTATCTCTATGATGTGTTCTTGCCAAAAGCTAAAGATATAGGATTTCTTGATCTCCACCATGGCGAGTCAGAATGTACGTCTGCAGACTCGCTTCAATTTCTACAACCCTGTGTTTCTTTCAACACCGGAAAACGTGATAGAATCAACTGGAAAATTACGTTTACGAAAATAATCAATGAGGGAGGATTTTTGATGCCGAAGGTGCTCGATTTGGAGGGTGTCTGCGATCCTGTGTTACCTAAGAAACTTGGTATCATGGTTAATTTAAGGTATGTGAACTTGCGGGGGACTGATCTGTACTCATTTCCCGCATTTATTGGGGATCTACCACACCTGGAGATTTTAGATTTGAAGCACACTCATATATCCAGTTTGCCAAGTTCCATTTGGAATGCAAAAAACCTTCGGCATCTTTACATGAACGATGTATCTATTCCGAAGCCATCAAATCAGCCTCCGACCAACCTTGAGGTGTTAACGGGGCTCATGATTGGATCTAAGGACCCCAGGAAATATGGCTTGGATAGGTACACTAGCCTTAGAAAATTGCGTCTGATATGCCATCCAGAATTAGCGCTGCAAACTGCCGAGTGCATTTCAAGACTTGACAACCTTCATACCTTAAGGTTGCAATCAAATGGTATGTCCGGTCAGCTTTCAAACCTCGAGTTGAGTCCAATGAAAGATCATCAGTCTCTCTCAAACTTACATTTGATTGGAGTGATAAAAGATCATCAGATAGGTAACCTTCCTCGCAACCTCAGTATCCTTACATTGGTGAGGTCTAGACTCATAGAAGATCCAATGCCCGTGCTAGGGAAGTTGCCTCAGCTGAGAGTGCTCAGCGTTGCCGCTTGCTCCTATCTAGGTCAGGAAATGACTTGTCATGCTGATCAGAACTTTCCTGAACTCCGTGTCCTGAAATTGTGGGTCCTAGAGAAACTAAAGCTGTTGACAGTTGAGAATGGTGCCATGCCACAGCTTCGAGAATTAGAAATCAAAAATTGTAGAGAACTTAGAAGTTCAGAGGGATTAGATCAGCTCCCAGCCTTGAAGGAATTGATTTTAACAGACATGCCGCAGGATTTTGTGGAAGATGCAAGAAGAAGGTTGGGTAATGAGAAATTACTCATCAACAACTATACATGCATGTGA
- the LOC142631904 gene encoding putative disease resistance RPP13-like protein 2 isoform X1: MSGAPPSAVENDGEFMDGVGAAVVPAMVAVEKLFGEHTELELRNSGLGGGWNNHQYDQEWHSALVGLEDAEKELVARLLDDNEKRLRVISLVSEEPLGKTALTRKVYNRLDIRQHFKLRVWVRVPKDFAYKDVTYWGLLLNILEQIPLAEYEDFESMSKEELSAMLFKILRKVRFLIVLDDVCTVDVRFLLPYPFANLLNGSRIILTTRDSNVASLSDFWNSGLNLMRLSDEGSWALFLKKVGRPQNSSDINNFREDILRICHGLSPAIMLLGGVLSTMESSEWSRVIDLVVAAHFGKGQLPLSNFVVLSYQMLPYVLKPCFLYLAVFPKAYEIPIERLLQLWHVHGFVQTSPEASVPEDVAKKYLEELVCRNMIEIVRWKSVGTPKTCHMPCYLYDVFLPKAKDIGFLDLHHGESECTSADSLQFLQPCVSFNTGKRDRINWKITFTKIINEGGFLMPKVLDLEGVCDPVLPKKLGIMVNLRYVNLRGTDLYSFPAFIGDLPHLEILDLKHTHISSLPSSIWNAKNLRHLYMNDVSIPKPSNQPPTNLEVLTGLMIGSKDPRKYGLDRYTSLRKLRLICHPELALQTAECISRLDNLHTLRLQSNGMSGQLSNLELSPMKDHQSLSNLHLIGVIKDHQIGNLPRNLSILTLVRSRLIEDPMPVLGKLPQLRVLSVAACSYLGQEMTCHADQNFPELRVLKLWVLEKLKLLTVENGAMPQLRELEIKNCRELRSSEGLDQLPALKELILTDMPQDFVEDARRRLGNEKLLINNYTCM; this comes from the coding sequence ATGAGTGGGGCCCCACCGAGTGCTGTAGAGAACGATGGAGAGTTCATGGACGGGGTAGGAGCAGCGGTGGTCCCGGCGATGGTCGCGGTGGAGAAGCTGTTTGGCGAGCACACGGAACTGGAACTGAGAAATTCAGGCCTTGGAGGAGGATGGAACAACCACCAATACGATCAAGAATGGCATTCAGCACTTGTTGGACTTGAAGATGCTGAAAAGGAGCTGGTAGCCCGATTGTTGGACGACAATGAAAAAAGGCTTCGTGTGATTTCACTGGTGAGCGAAGAACCACTTGGCAAGACAGCTCTGACAAGGAAAGTTTATAACAGACTAGACATTCGTCAGCATTTCAAACTCCGTGTGTGGGTTCGTGTTCCCAAAGATTTCGCATATAAGGATGTTACATATTGGGGTCTGTTGCTTAACATACTCGAACAGATTCCATTAGCTGAATATGAGGATTTTGAGTCAATGAGCAAGGAGGAACTGTCTGCTATGCTATTCAAAATTCTAAGGAAAGTCAGGTTCCTTATAGTCTTAGATGATGTCTGCACGGTTGATGTGCGGTTCTTGCTTCCATATCCCTTTGCGAACTTATTGAATGGAAGTAGGATCATCCTCACTACCCGTGACTCTAATGTAGCGTCGCTTAGTGATTTTTGGAATTCTGGTTTGAATCTTATGCGTTTATCTGATGAGGGGAGTTGGGCATTGTTCTTGAAGAAAGTAGGTAGACCACAAAATAGCTCAGACATAAACAACTTCAGAGAAGACATTTTGAGAATATGTCACGGTTTGTCTCCAGCAATTATGCTACTGGGAGGAGTGTTGTCGACTATGGAATCAAGTGAGTGGTCAAGAGTGATTGATCTGGTAGTGGCGGCACACTTTGGTAAAGGTCAATTACCTCTCtcaaattttgtagttttgagCTATCAAATGTTGCCATATGTGTTAAAGCCATGTTTCCTTTATTTGGCTGTATTTCCTAAAGCATACGAGATCCCCATAGAGAGGTTGTTGCAGCTGTGGCATGTACACGGATTTGTTCAAACATCACCTGAGGCAAGCGTCCCCGAAGATGTGGCCAAGAAATATTTGGAAGAACTAGTGTGTAGAAACATGATTGAAATAGTAAGATGGAAGTCAGTTGGAACCCCAAAAACATGTCATATGCCATGTTATCTCTATGATGTGTTCTTGCCAAAAGCTAAAGATATAGGATTTCTTGATCTCCACCATGGCGAGTCAGAATGTACGTCTGCAGACTCGCTTCAATTTCTACAACCCTGTGTTTCTTTCAACACCGGAAAACGTGATAGAATCAACTGGAAAATTACGTTTACGAAAATAATCAATGAGGGAGGATTTTTGATGCCGAAGGTGCTCGATTTGGAGGGTGTCTGCGATCCTGTGTTACCTAAGAAACTTGGTATCATGGTTAATTTAAGGTATGTGAACTTGCGGGGGACTGATCTGTACTCATTTCCCGCATTTATTGGGGATCTACCACACCTGGAGATTTTAGATTTGAAGCACACTCATATATCCAGTTTGCCAAGTTCCATTTGGAATGCAAAAAACCTTCGGCATCTTTACATGAACGATGTATCTATTCCGAAGCCATCAAATCAGCCTCCGACCAACCTTGAGGTGTTAACGGGGCTCATGATTGGATCTAAGGACCCCAGGAAATATGGCTTGGATAGGTACACTAGCCTTAGAAAATTGCGTCTGATATGCCATCCAGAATTAGCGCTGCAAACTGCCGAGTGCATTTCAAGACTTGACAACCTTCATACCTTAAGGTTGCAATCAAATGGTATGTCCGGTCAGCTTTCAAACCTCGAGTTGAGTCCAATGAAAGATCATCAGTCTCTCTCAAACTTACATTTGATTGGAGTGATAAAAGATCATCAGATAGGTAACCTTCCTCGCAACCTCAGTATCCTTACATTGGTGAGGTCTAGACTCATAGAAGATCCAATGCCCGTGCTAGGGAAGTTGCCTCAGCTGAGAGTGCTCAGCGTTGCCGCTTGCTCCTATCTAGGTCAGGAAATGACTTGTCATGCTGATCAGAACTTTCCTGAACTCCGTGTCCTGAAATTGTGGGTCCTAGAGAAACTAAAGCTGTTGACAGTTGAGAATGGTGCCATGCCACAGCTTCGAGAATTAGAAATCAAAAATTGTAGAGAACTTAGAAGTTCAGAGGGATTAGATCAGCTCCCAGCCTTGAAGGAATTGATTTTAACAGACATGCCGCAGGATTTTGTGGAAGATGCAAGAAGAAGGTTGGGTAATGAGAAATTACTCATCAACAACTATACATGCATGTGA